A DNA window from Acinetobacter sp. 10FS3-1 contains the following coding sequences:
- the rplE gene encoding 50S ribosomal protein L5 translates to MARLKTRYNDELKAQLQETLGLKNVMEIPRITKITINMGVGAAAADKKLLDGALSDMQAISGQKPVLTLARKSIAGFKIRDGWPIGCKVTLRGERMYEFLDRLISIAIPRIRDFRGFSAKSFDGRGNYSMGLKEQIMFPEVDFDKIDRIRGMDITITTTARTDDEGRALMRAFGFPFK, encoded by the coding sequence ATGGCCAGACTTAAAACACGTTACAACGACGAACTTAAAGCTCAGTTACAAGAAACATTGGGTCTTAAGAATGTGATGGAGATTCCTCGCATCACTAAAATCACGATCAACATGGGTGTTGGTGCAGCAGCTGCTGACAAAAAACTCCTTGATGGTGCTCTTTCTGATATGCAAGCTATCTCTGGTCAAAAACCAGTACTTACGTTAGCTCGTAAATCAATTGCTGGTTTTAAAATCCGTGATGGTTGGCCGATCGGTTGTAAAGTTACTTTACGCGGCGAACGTATGTACGAATTCTTAGACCGTCTAATCTCGATTGCGATCCCTCGTATCCGTGACTTCCGTGGTTTCTCTGCGAAATCATTTGATGGTCGTGGTAACTACTCAATGGGTCTTAAGGAACAGATCATGTTCCCTGAAGTCGATTTTGACAAGATTGACCGTATTCGTGGTATGGACATTACCATTACTACGACTGCTCGCACCGATGACGAAGGCCGTGCGCTTATGCGTGCATTCGGCTTCCCGTTCAAATAA
- the rplX gene encoding 50S ribosomal protein L24 encodes MAKIKKGDQVIVIAGKEKGKQGTVLSVSNDRVKVEGLNLVKKHQKPNRVTGAEGGIVTQEASLHISNVAIFNATTQKADRVGYQVIDGVKTRVYKSNGESVAVAK; translated from the coding sequence ATGGCGAAGATTAAAAAAGGCGATCAAGTAATTGTGATCGCAGGTAAAGAGAAAGGCAAACAGGGGACTGTTCTGTCGGTTTCTAATGACCGTGTTAAGGTTGAAGGCCTTAACTTGGTTAAGAAGCATCAAAAGCCGAACCGTGTTACTGGCGCTGAAGGCGGCATCGTAACTCAGGAAGCTTCGCTTCATATTTCAAATGTGGCAATTTTTAATGCTACAACCCAAAAGGCTGACCGTGTTGGTTACCAAGTGATTGATGGCGTGAAAACTCGCGTTTATAAATCAAATGGTGAATCAGTGGCGGTAGCGAAGTAA
- the rplN gene encoding 50S ribosomal protein L14: MIQTETMLDVADNSGARRVQCIKVLGGSHRRYASVGDIIKVTVKEAIPRARVKKGDVMNAVVVRTKFGIRRPDGSVIRFDDNAAVILNNNKAPIATRIFGPVTRELRTEQFMKIISLAPEVL, encoded by the coding sequence ATGATTCAGACCGAAACTATGCTCGACGTAGCAGACAACAGTGGTGCTCGCCGCGTACAATGTATTAAAGTACTTGGTGGTTCACATCGTCGTTATGCTTCTGTTGGCGACATTATTAAAGTTACTGTAAAAGAAGCAATTCCACGCGCACGTGTTAAAAAAGGTGACGTGATGAATGCAGTGGTTGTTCGTACTAAATTCGGCATCCGTCGTCCAGACGGTTCAGTGATTCGTTTTGACGATAACGCTGCTGTTATTTTGAACAACAACAAAGCGCCGATTGCAACTCGTATTTTCGGACCAGTGACTCGTGAACTTCGTACTGAACAGTTCATGAAAATTATTTCATTGGCTCCTGAAGTTCTATAA
- the rpsQ gene encoding 30S ribosomal protein S17, with protein sequence MSENTVRTLTGKVVSDKMDKSIVVLIERRVQHPLYGKLIRRSTKLHAHDENNTAKLGDVVTIKESRPMSKTKSWTLVEVVEAAAE encoded by the coding sequence ATGAGTGAAAATACAGTCCGCACGTTAACCGGCAAGGTTGTGAGCGACAAGATGGACAAGTCTATCGTTGTACTGATCGAACGCCGCGTTCAACACCCGTTGTATGGCAAATTAATCCGCCGTTCAACAAAATTACATGCTCATGATGAGAACAATACTGCCAAGCTTGGTGATGTTGTAACCATTAAAGAAAGCCGCCCAATGTCTAAAACTAAGTCTTGGACTTTAGTTGAAGTTGTTGAAGCAGCTGCTGAGTAA
- the rpmC gene encoding 50S ribosomal protein L29: MKTKDLREKSVEELTALLDEQQLNQFRLRMAKATGQLGKSHEVALTRKTVARIKTLLTEKQGNGQ, encoded by the coding sequence ATGAAAACTAAAGATCTACGTGAAAAGTCGGTAGAAGAGTTGACAGCTTTGCTTGATGAGCAACAGCTTAACCAATTCCGTCTTCGTATGGCGAAAGCAACTGGTCAATTGGGTAAATCGCACGAAGTTGCATTGACTCGCAAGACTGTTGCTCGTATCAAGACCCTACTTACCGAAAAACAGGGGAACGGACAATGA
- the rplP gene encoding 50S ribosomal protein L16 → MLQPKRTKFRKVQKGRNTGLAHRGSSVSFGTIALKSVERGQMTARQIEAARRTISRRIKRGGKIFIRVFPDKPITSKPLEVRMGKGKGSVEYWVCQIKPGKVLYEIDGVNEELATEAFKLAAAKLPFKTTIVTRTVM, encoded by the coding sequence ATGTTGCAACCTAAACGTACTAAATTCCGTAAGGTGCAAAAAGGCCGTAACACTGGTCTAGCGCACCGCGGTAGCTCAGTATCTTTTGGTACTATTGCGCTTAAATCAGTTGAACGTGGTCAAATGACTGCGCGTCAAATTGAAGCAGCACGTCGTACAATCAGCCGTCGTATTAAACGTGGTGGTAAGATCTTTATCCGTGTTTTCCCGGACAAGCCGATTACTTCTAAACCACTTGAAGTGCGTATGGGTAAAGGTAAAGGTTCTGTGGAATACTGGGTTTGTCAAATCAAACCAGGTAAAGTCTTGTACGAAATTGATGGTGTGAACGAAGAGTTGGCAACAGAAGCATTCAAGCTTGCTGCAGCTAAACTTCCGTTTAAAACCACTATCGTGACTCGGACGGTAATGTAA
- the rplV gene encoding 50S ribosomal protein L22, whose protein sequence is MEVTAKLRGAAISAQKARLVADLIRGKSVAHALNILNFSNKKAAVLVKKALESAIANAEHNNSLDVDDLKVSTIYVDEGMSLKRIMPRAKGRADRITKRTCHITVKVGV, encoded by the coding sequence ATGGAAGTAACTGCTAAATTACGCGGTGCCGCTATCTCGGCACAAAAAGCTCGTTTGGTTGCAGATCTTATCCGCGGCAAATCTGTTGCGCACGCTCTTAACATTCTTAACTTCAGCAACAAAAAAGCTGCAGTTCTGGTTAAGAAAGCGTTGGAATCTGCAATTGCAAACGCTGAACACAATAACAGTTTAGATGTAGACGATCTTAAAGTTTCTACGATCTACGTTGATGAAGGCATGAGCCTGAAACGTATTATGCCACGTGCTAAAGGTCGTGCAGATCGTATTACTAAGCGTACTTGTCACATCACCGTTAAGGTAGGGGTTTGA
- the rpsS gene encoding 30S ribosomal protein S19 — translation MPRSLKKGPFVDAHLFAKVEAAIAANNRKPIKTWSRRSMILPDFVGLTISVHNGRNHVPVIVSEHMVGHKLGEFAPTRTYRGHGVDKKSKR, via the coding sequence ATGCCTCGTTCTCTGAAAAAAGGCCCATTCGTCGATGCGCACTTGTTCGCTAAGGTTGAAGCGGCTATCGCGGCGAATAACCGTAAGCCGATCAAAACTTGGTCGCGTCGTTCGATGATCCTCCCGGATTTTGTTGGTTTAACAATTTCTGTTCACAATGGTCGTAACCATGTTCCGGTAATCGTATCTGAGCATATGGTTGGTCACAAGCTTGGTGAATTTGCACCGACTCGTACCTACCGTGGTCACGGTGTTGACAAGAAATCTAAACGTTAA
- the rplB gene encoding 50S ribosomal protein L2, translating to MPIQKCKPTSPGRRFVEKVVHDHLHKGAPYAPLVEAKKRTGGRNNNGHITTRHVGGGHKQHYRIVDFKRNKDGIPAVVERIEYDPNRTAHLALLKYADGERRYIIAPKGLRAGDAVQSGNDAPIRPGNCLPLRNMPIGSTLHNIELKIGKGAQLVRSAGTSAQLLGRDGSYAIIRLRSGEMRKVHVECRAVLGEVSNSESNLRSLGKAGASRWRGVRPTVRGMAMNPVDHPHGGGEGRNKGIQPVSPWGQKAKGYKTRTNKRTTKMIIRDRRVK from the coding sequence ATGCCGATTCAAAAATGTAAGCCAACGTCTCCAGGACGTCGCTTTGTAGAGAAAGTCGTTCACGACCATCTTCACAAAGGTGCTCCGTACGCTCCATTAGTTGAAGCTAAAAAGCGTACTGGCGGCCGTAATAACAACGGTCACATTACGACTCGTCACGTTGGTGGCGGTCATAAACAACACTACCGTATCGTAGACTTTAAACGTAACAAAGACGGCATTCCTGCTGTAGTTGAGCGTATTGAATACGATCCAAACCGTACTGCGCACCTTGCGTTGCTGAAGTATGCTGACGGTGAACGTCGCTACATCATCGCACCTAAAGGTCTGCGTGCTGGTGATGCAGTTCAGTCTGGTAACGATGCTCCAATTCGTCCAGGTAACTGTTTGCCACTTCGCAACATGCCGATCGGTTCTACTCTTCACAACATCGAGCTTAAAATCGGTAAGGGCGCACAATTAGTACGTTCTGCTGGTACGTCTGCTCAGTTGTTGGGTCGTGACGGTTCTTACGCAATTATTCGTCTTCGTTCAGGCGAAATGCGTAAAGTACACGTTGAATGCCGCGCTGTGTTAGGTGAAGTATCTAACTCAGAAAGCAACCTTCGTTCACTGGGTAAAGCTGGTGCATCACGCTGGCGTGGTGTTCGTCCTACCGTTCGTGGTATGGCGATGAACCCGGTAGATCACCCACATGGTGGTGGTGAAGGGCGTAACAAGGGTATTCAACCTGTAAGCCCATGGGGTCAAAAAGCTAAAGGGTACAAGACACGTACCAATAAGCGTACGACTAAGATGATTATTCGCGACCGTCGCGTTAAGTAA
- the rplW gene encoding 50S ribosomal protein L23, producing MNNERLYQVLQGPVFSEKAQVLGETAGVQVFKVALDANKLEIKKAVEQLFGVEVVKVNTTVTKGKSKRFGKTLGRRSDVKKAYVTLKAGQDVEMADLGDTAESTAE from the coding sequence ATGAACAACGAACGTTTATATCAAGTCCTGCAAGGACCTGTTTTCTCAGAAAAAGCACAAGTTTTAGGTGAGACTGCTGGTGTTCAAGTATTCAAAGTTGCACTTGATGCAAATAAGCTTGAAATCAAAAAAGCAGTTGAACAACTCTTTGGTGTGGAAGTGGTTAAAGTTAACACGACTGTCACTAAAGGTAAGTCTAAACGCTTTGGTAAAACATTAGGACGTCGTTCTGATGTTAAAAAAGCATACGTCACCCTGAAAGCTGGCCAAGATGTTGAAATGGCTGACTTGGGCGATACCGCTGAAAGCACAGCGGAATAA
- the rplD gene encoding 50S ribosomal protein L4, whose translation MNLNTVSGSAVELSEVAFGREFNEALVHQVVTAYLAGGRQGSKAQKSRSEVAGGGKKPFRQKGTGRARAGSIRSPIWVGGGKTFAARPQDWSQKVNRKMYRGAMQCILAELVRQDRLVLVDEFAVAAPKTKELLAKLNDLNATRALIVTDAVDENLYLAARNIPYVDVVDATAIDPVSLIAFDKVVMSVAAAKKIEVELG comes from the coding sequence GTGAATTTAAATACTGTTTCCGGCTCTGCTGTTGAATTATCAGAAGTTGCGTTCGGTCGTGAATTTAATGAAGCTCTTGTACACCAAGTTGTTACAGCTTACCTAGCTGGTGGTCGTCAAGGTTCTAAAGCTCAGAAATCACGTTCGGAAGTTGCTGGCGGTGGTAAAAAGCCATTCCGTCAAAAAGGTACTGGCCGCGCTCGTGCTGGTTCTATTCGTAGCCCAATCTGGGTTGGCGGTGGTAAAACTTTTGCTGCTCGTCCACAAGACTGGTCTCAAAAAGTAAACCGTAAAATGTACCGCGGTGCTATGCAATGCATCCTGGCTGAACTTGTTCGTCAAGATCGCTTGGTGCTGGTTGATGAGTTTGCAGTTGCAGCTCCAAAAACTAAAGAATTGCTTGCAAAACTTAACGACTTGAATGCTACGCGTGCATTGATCGTTACTGATGCTGTTGATGAGAACTTGTATCTGGCAGCTCGCAACATTCCATACGTTGATGTGGTTGATGCGACTGCAATTGATCCTGTTAGCTTGATCGCGTTCGATAAAGTTGTTATGTCTGTAGCTGCTGCTAAGAAAATTGAGGTAGAACTCGGATGA
- the rplC gene encoding 50S ribosomal protein L3, producing MAIGLVGRKCGMTRVFTDAGVSVPVTVIEVDPNRITQIKTLETDGYQAIQITTGERRESRVTNAQKGHFAKAGVAAGRLVQEFRVSEAELEGREVGATIGVDLFTVGQIVDVTGQSKGKGFQGGVKRWNFRTQDASHGNSVSHRVLGSTGQNQTPGRVFKGKKMAGHLGAERVTVQGLEIVSIDAERSVLVVKGAIPGATGGDVTVRPTIKA from the coding sequence ATGGCTATTGGTTTAGTCGGTCGCAAGTGCGGTATGACACGTGTCTTTACAGACGCTGGTGTTTCTGTGCCTGTTACAGTGATTGAGGTTGATCCTAACCGAATCACTCAAATCAAAACGCTTGAAACTGATGGTTATCAAGCGATTCAAATCACTACTGGTGAACGTCGCGAATCTCGCGTAACTAACGCTCAGAAAGGCCACTTTGCGAAAGCGGGTGTTGCTGCTGGTCGTCTGGTTCAAGAATTCCGCGTTTCAGAAGCTGAGCTTGAAGGTCGTGAAGTTGGCGCTACTATTGGCGTAGATCTGTTCACAGTGGGTCAAATTGTTGACGTAACTGGTCAGTCTAAAGGTAAAGGTTTCCAGGGTGGTGTTAAGCGTTGGAACTTCCGTACGCAAGATGCTTCACATGGTAACTCTGTATCTCACCGTGTTTTAGGTTCTACAGGTCAAAACCAGACTCCTGGTCGCGTGTTCAAAGGCAAAAAAATGGCTGGCCATTTAGGTGCTGAACGCGTAACTGTACAGGGTCTTGAAATTGTATCTATCGACGCAGAACGTTCAGTTCTGGTAGTTAAAGGTGCGATTCCTGGTGCTACCGGTGGTGACGTAACTGTTCGTCCTACGATCAAGGCCTGA
- the rpsJ gene encoding 30S ribosomal protein S10: MSNQRIRIRLKSFDHRLIDQSAQEIVETAKRTGAQVCGPIPMPTRIERFNVLTSPHVNKDARDQYEIRTYKRLIDIVQPTDKTVDALMKLDLAAGVDVQIALG, translated from the coding sequence ATGTCTAACCAGAGAATTCGTATCCGTCTTAAGTCTTTTGATCACCGTCTAATTGATCAATCAGCTCAAGAAATCGTAGAAACAGCAAAACGTACTGGTGCACAAGTATGTGGTCCAATTCCAATGCCTACACGCATTGAACGTTTTAACGTTTTGACATCACCACACGTTAACAAAGATGCGCGTGACCAATACGAGATCCGCACTTACAAACGTTTGATCGACATCGTTCAACCTACTGATAAAACTGTTGATGCGTTGATGAAGTTAGATCTAGCAGCTGGTGTTGATGTTCAGATCGCATTGGGTTAA
- a CDS encoding PLP-dependent transferase, with translation MKKNPQTTLIHAPRKAPQYISTVQPPLYRASTIIFETTDALFNRHWSDDYDYSYGTHGTPTTFTLADNIAQLEGGQYCLLAPSGLSAINLVNSCFLAQGDEVWVADNIYGPNMEHLRNLESRYGITVKVYNPIEASSFQPTEKAKLIWLEAAGSVTLEFPDLTALVQKAQKYHVLTALDNTWGAGLAFNAFDFGTEHLAVDITVHALTKYPSGGGDILMGSVVTRDQKLHHQLFRIHAIQGISVSGDDVAQVQRSLASMQLRYQHQAQSCLKLLAWLQQRNEFVQVLHPADTHAAGHEYWQEICKDGQSAGLVSVIFKPEYTLEDIRTFCDALQLFKLGFSWGGPVSLVMLYDLKEMRMLQHSHLKEGFLVRFCIGLEHPADLIQDIENALKQLAQQQHE, from the coding sequence GTGAAAAAAAATCCACAAACTACCCTGATTCATGCACCGCGAAAGGCTCCTCAATATATCTCTACGGTTCAGCCTCCCCTTTATCGTGCATCTACCATCATTTTTGAAACCACGGATGCATTGTTTAATCGCCACTGGAGCGATGACTATGATTATAGTTATGGCACCCATGGCACACCTACCACATTTACATTAGCCGACAACATTGCTCAGCTTGAAGGCGGACAATACTGCTTGCTGGCTCCGAGCGGCCTGTCGGCCATCAACCTCGTCAATTCCTGTTTTCTTGCTCAGGGAGATGAAGTCTGGGTAGCAGACAATATTTATGGCCCCAACATGGAGCATCTGCGTAATCTGGAAAGCCGCTATGGTATTACGGTAAAGGTCTATAATCCGATAGAGGCCAGTTCATTCCAGCCTACAGAAAAAGCTAAGCTGATTTGGCTCGAAGCCGCAGGTTCAGTAACGCTGGAATTTCCAGATCTGACCGCTTTAGTTCAAAAGGCGCAGAAATATCATGTTTTGACTGCACTCGACAATACCTGGGGAGCAGGTCTGGCATTTAATGCCTTTGACTTTGGTACGGAACATTTAGCGGTGGATATAACCGTGCATGCGTTGACTAAATATCCAAGCGGCGGTGGTGACATTTTGATGGGCTCTGTGGTGACACGGGATCAAAAGCTGCATCATCAGTTGTTTCGCATACATGCAATTCAAGGCATTAGCGTGTCCGGTGATGATGTGGCACAAGTGCAACGCAGCCTGGCATCCATGCAACTGCGTTATCAACATCAAGCTCAAAGCTGTTTAAAACTGCTGGCTTGGCTTCAACAGCGAAATGAATTTGTTCAGGTCTTACATCCTGCCGATACGCATGCCGCAGGTCATGAATACTGGCAAGAAATTTGCAAAGATGGACAAAGTGCCGGTCTGGTCAGCGTGATTTTTAAACCTGAATACACTTTAGAAGATATTCGTACCTTCTGCGATGCCCTGCAACTGTTCAAGCTCGGATTTAGCTGGGGTGGGCCGGTTAGCCTAGTCATGCTTTATGACTTAAAAGAAATGCGCATGCTTCAACATTCACATTTGAAAGAAGGCTTCCTGGTTCGCTTCTGTATTGGGCTAGAACATCCTGCAGATTTAATTCAAGATATAGAAAATGCATTAAAACAGTTAGCTCAGCAGCAACATGAATAG
- the hmpA gene encoding NO-inducible flavohemoprotein, whose amino-acid sequence MTPQQIDLVKATVPVLRENGVALTGYFYNRMLGNNPDLKETFNMGHQRSGAQAQALAGAVLAYAENIEDPSVLLPVVELIAHKHVSLNIQAPDYNIVGENLLHSISEVLNISMEDPLIDAWAAAYGQLADLFINTEKAIYDQHQQTKGSWLGWRNFKIAKKVVESDEITSFYLTPVDSGDLPKYEAGQYISVRVFVPELNLRQPRQYTLSTCPQADYLRISVKREDQKDDLIPGWVSNTLHSLPEGSEIEVSAPTGNFYLIDANKRNVFISGGVGLTPMIAMLNQLVTLDMPQPVTFIHACRSKQVHAMKQHIQDLKAKYPRLSTVTAYEFPHASDKLGEDFDIAGRLDLSSLDSALLPTNADYYLCGPMPFMAEQQKVLLARGIPAENIHSEAFGTGGVHH is encoded by the coding sequence ATGACTCCGCAGCAAATTGATCTTGTAAAAGCCACTGTTCCTGTTCTTCGTGAAAATGGGGTTGCATTGACAGGTTATTTCTATAACCGCATGCTGGGCAATAATCCAGACTTAAAAGAAACCTTCAATATGGGCCATCAGCGTAGCGGCGCACAAGCGCAAGCCTTGGCCGGTGCAGTGTTGGCCTATGCGGAAAATATTGAAGATCCTTCCGTGCTTTTGCCTGTGGTGGAACTGATTGCCCACAAACATGTCAGCCTGAATATTCAAGCGCCGGATTACAATATTGTGGGGGAAAACCTGCTGCATTCCATCAGTGAAGTACTCAATATTTCAATGGAAGATCCTTTAATTGATGCTTGGGCTGCGGCTTATGGTCAATTGGCGGATTTATTCATTAACACTGAAAAAGCCATTTATGATCAACATCAGCAAACCAAAGGCAGCTGGTTAGGCTGGCGCAATTTTAAAATTGCCAAAAAAGTAGTGGAAAGTGATGAAATTACTTCTTTCTACCTTACCCCTGTAGACAGTGGCGATTTGCCAAAATACGAAGCAGGACAATATATTTCTGTTCGTGTCTTTGTGCCGGAACTCAACCTAAGACAGCCTCGTCAATATACGCTGTCCACTTGCCCGCAAGCGGACTATCTGCGTATCTCGGTCAAACGCGAAGATCAGAAAGATGATTTAATTCCGGGCTGGGTCTCTAATACGTTACATAGCCTGCCAGAAGGTTCAGAAATTGAAGTCTCTGCGCCAACAGGTAATTTCTACCTGATTGATGCAAATAAACGTAATGTATTTATCAGTGGGGGTGTAGGCCTCACCCCGATGATTGCCATGCTGAATCAACTGGTTACTTTAGATATGCCACAACCCGTCACTTTCATCCATGCGTGTCGCAGCAAACAAGTGCATGCCATGAAACAGCATATTCAGGATTTAAAAGCAAAATATCCTCGCTTAAGCACAGTGACTGCCTATGAGTTTCCGCATGCCAGCGACAAATTAGGCGAAGACTTTGACATTGCAGGTCGTTTAGACCTTAGCAGCCTCGACAGTGCCTTACTACCAACAAATGCAGACTACTACCTTTGCGGCCCAATGCCATTTATGGCTGAACAGCAAAAAGTACTGCTGGCTCGCGGTATTCCGGCTGAAAACATTCACAGTGAAGCCTTTGGCACAGGTGGTGTACACCACTAA
- a CDS encoding RrF2 family transcriptional regulator — MQLNKFTDYALRILMYVAQPRDLPYTIAELAERLEVSQNHAMKIVHFMAKQNWLITTRGKGGGVRLNPDTLKLQLGQIVRILQRDNQIVECNDPPCVLRYGCGLKGILDQAMEQFYASLDQYILGDVIQPVQGHFSLQSPINLINL; from the coding sequence ATGCAACTGAATAAATTCACTGATTATGCGCTTCGTATACTGATGTATGTTGCACAACCCCGTGATCTCCCTTATACGATTGCTGAGCTGGCCGAGCGCCTGGAAGTTTCGCAAAACCATGCGATGAAAATTGTCCATTTTATGGCAAAGCAAAACTGGCTGATTACCACCCGCGGCAAAGGTGGAGGAGTACGCCTGAATCCGGATACTTTGAAACTTCAGCTCGGGCAGATTGTGCGGATTTTACAACGTGACAACCAGATTGTGGAATGCAATGATCCTCCCTGCGTACTGCGCTATGGCTGCGGTTTAAAAGGTATTCTGGATCAAGCTATGGAACAGTTCTATGCCAGTCTGGATCAGTATATTCTGGGCGATGTGATTCAGCCTGTTCAAGGGCATTTTAGCCTTCAGTCCCCCATCAACCTGATTAATCTTTAA
- the yihA gene encoding ribosome biogenesis GTP-binding protein YihA/YsxC, which translates to MHHSRGKSKNSKASNAPKQKISYEKKVDPAITEYSVRALNWLRKAEFLMSAPKLSLCVEDTGYEVAFAGRSNAGKSSAINALTNQKQLARASKKPGRTQMINFFSLGNPDQRLVDLPGYGYAAVPEAMKIVWQKELENYLIHRQSLQGLVLLMDIRHPLQHFDIMMLEWAYSRKLFVHVLLTKSDKLNRGPASKVLQEVKAKLKKMKLDFSIQLFSSLNKQGLEELASVMGGRLNFTLDQTVEFDLDSIPDAVADELDEPQESMAIEEDESEAQIADDATDESRQAD; encoded by the coding sequence ATGCATCACAGCAGAGGAAAGTCGAAAAACAGTAAGGCATCGAATGCCCCAAAGCAAAAGATCAGCTATGAAAAAAAAGTAGATCCTGCGATTACTGAGTACTCTGTGCGCGCACTGAACTGGTTGCGTAAAGCTGAATTCCTAATGAGCGCACCCAAGCTGAGCCTGTGTGTAGAAGATACGGGATATGAAGTGGCTTTTGCAGGCCGCTCAAATGCAGGGAAGTCGAGCGCGATTAATGCCTTGACCAACCAGAAGCAGCTGGCACGTGCATCGAAAAAGCCGGGGCGCACCCAGATGATCAACTTCTTTAGTCTGGGCAATCCGGATCAGCGTCTGGTTGACTTACCCGGCTATGGCTATGCTGCCGTACCAGAAGCCATGAAGATCGTATGGCAAAAAGAGCTGGAAAATTACCTGATTCATCGCCAGAGCCTGCAAGGTCTGGTGTTATTGATGGACATCCGTCATCCTCTGCAGCACTTTGACATCATGATGCTGGAATGGGCCTATTCACGTAAACTGTTCGTGCATGTGTTATTGACCAAATCTGACAAACTGAATCGCGGTCCAGCCTCTAAAGTCCTGCAAGAAGTGAAAGCCAAGCTGAAAAAAATGAAGCTGGACTTTTCAATTCAGCTGTTCTCTTCCCTCAATAAGCAAGGTCTGGAAGAACTGGCCAGTGTGATGGGGGGGCGCCTGAATTTCACGCTGGATCAGACCGTTGAGTTTGACCTGGACAGCATTCCTGACGCGGTAGCCGATGAACTGGATGAACCACAAGAATCGATGGCTATAGAAGAAGATGAGTCAGAGGCCCAAATTGCCGATGATGCGACGGATGAAAGCCGACAAGCCGATTAA
- a CDS encoding metal-dependent hydrolase produces MKLFSRLKNAKLGSSISYYIQPRKVKFEWQDTPVDWIPQQPYVSYFINEINMILPAGEFWFCRLYNKVLPQIRDEKLKQDVQAFIRQEAMHAQAHNSANYEYLTVRNIDIQRNLNVMNFLFSRLLADQPLGLKIPSLFEHQWDVFRLGIIATVEHMTCVLGKYALYNQEWQKLGADPAMLDLIKWHGAEEIEHRTVAFDLYRHLGGGYIARYYLSIIVIAAVIGLWVDGTAHLMKQDPRFKAIRPAVYKPWIWREWYAIAQRNNNLIPSPFWLISQQLGYLMPWYDPLHEAKTEDAIAYLASSPAAKRATQLKVA; encoded by the coding sequence ATGAAACTTTTCTCCCGTTTAAAAAACGCTAAACTCGGCTCATCTATCAGCTATTATATTCAGCCACGTAAAGTAAAATTTGAATGGCAAGACACGCCCGTGGACTGGATTCCACAGCAGCCTTATGTAAGCTATTTCATCAATGAAATTAATATGATTTTACCTGCTGGCGAATTCTGGTTTTGTCGCCTGTATAACAAAGTTTTGCCCCAAATTCGTGATGAAAAACTGAAACAGGATGTGCAAGCCTTTATCCGCCAAGAAGCCATGCATGCTCAAGCGCATAACTCTGCCAATTACGAATATTTAACCGTGCGTAATATTGATATCCAGCGCAACCTGAATGTCATGAATTTCCTGTTTAGCCGATTACTGGCCGATCAGCCTTTAGGCCTAAAGATTCCTTCATTATTTGAACATCAATGGGATGTATTTCGCCTCGGCATTATCGCCACGGTGGAACACATGACCTGCGTACTGGGTAAATATGCCCTGTATAATCAGGAGTGGCAGAAACTGGGAGCAGACCCGGCGATGCTGGATTTGATTAAATGGCACGGTGCAGAGGAAATTGAACATCGTACTGTCGCCTTTGATTTATACCGTCATTTAGGTGGCGGTTATATTGCCCGTTATTACCTCAGCATCATTGTGATTGCGGCCGTGATTGGGCTGTGGGTTGATGGCACTGCCCATCTGATGAAACAAGACCCCCGCTTTAAAGCGATCCGCCCGGCCGTATACAAGCCGTGGATCTGGCGTGAATGGTATGCGATTGCACAACGTAACAATAATTTAATACCCAGCCCATTTTGGCTCATCTCACAGCAGCTGGGATATCTGATGCCATGGTACGATCCACTGCACGAGGCCAAAACTGAAGATGCGATTGCTTATCTGGCATCCTCCCCGGCAGCCAAACGTGCAACACAGCTGAAAGTGGCATAA